In a genomic window of Zingiber officinale cultivar Zhangliang chromosome 9B, Zo_v1.1, whole genome shotgun sequence:
- the LOC122025475 gene encoding alcohol dehydrogenase-like 7: protein MEEKIPKPIKCKAAVCRAAGERLRIEEVVVAPPQRHEVRIKIICTSLCHSDITFWRMKEIPGLFPIILGHEAVGVVESVGEAVEEVAVGDTVLPVFLAECGGCADCRSRRSNECSLFPFAMRMGMLRGDEAARFTDAAGAAVHHCINVSSFVEYTVVDVAHIVKVHKPMPPAVAALLSCGISTGVGGAWKAADVEPGSTVAIFGLGAVGLAAAEGARMQGAGRIIGVDVNPEKFEIGKKFGITDFVNSKEIGDRSISEVIKEMTGGGADYCFECVGLASLMADAFESSRSGWGKTIILGVEKHGSPISVNCREILRGRSIMGAFMGGMKPKTDIPILMEKYIRKELNLDDFITHEVGFEDINKAFELLEEGKSIRCTIWMDR from the exons CGGCGGTCTGCCGGGCCGCCGGCGAGAGGCTGCGGATCGAGGAGGTCGTGGTGGCGCCGCCCCAGCGCCACGAGGTCCGCATAAAAATCATATGCACCTCCCTCTGCCACTCCGACATCACTTTCTGGCGGATGAAGGAGATCCCCGGATTATTCCCCATAATCCTCGGCCACGAAGCCGTCGG GGTGGTGGAGAGCGTGGGGGAGGCGGTGGAGGAGGTGGCGGTGGGGGACACGGTGCTGCCGGTGTTCCTGGCTGAGTGCGGCGGCTGCGCCGACTGCAGATCGAGGAGGAGCAACGAGTGTTCGCTGTTCCCCTTCGCGATGCGGATGGGGATGCTGAGGGGGGACGAGGCCGCCCGGTTCACCGACGCTGCGGGGGCAGCGGTGCACCACTGCATCAACGTGTCGAGCTTCGTTGAGTACACCGTCGTCGACGTGGCGCACATCGTGAAGGTGCACAAGCCGATGCCGCCGGCGGTGGCCGCCTTGCTCAGCTGCGGTATCTCCACCG GAGTGGGAGGTGCATGGAAGGCGGCTGACGTGGAACCCGGGTCCACCGTGGCCATATTTGGTCTTGGCGCAGTCGGCTTAGcg GCAGCAGAAGGAGCGAGGATGCAAGGAGCAGGGAGAATCATTGGCGTCGACGTCAATCCTGAAAAATTTGAAATcg GGAAGAAGTTTGGAATTACAGATTTCGTCAACAGCAAAGAGATTGGAGACCGATCTATCAGCGAG GTGATAAAGGAGATGACCGGCGGTGGCGCGGATTATTGCTTCGAGTGTGTTGGGCTGGCGTCGCTGATGGCTGATGCTTTCGAGAGCTCTCGCTCG GGTTGGGGCAAGACGATCATACTTGGAGTGGAAAAGCATGGGTCGCCGATCAGTGTAAACTGTAGGGAAATCCTGAGAGGAAGGAGCATCATGGGAGCTTTCATGGGGGGAATGAAACCAAAAACTGACATCCCAATTCTGATGGAAAAATACATAAGAAAG GAGCTTAACTTGGATGATTTCATAACTCATGAAGTTGGTTTCGAGGACATAAACAAAGCATTTGAGTTGCTGGAGGAAGGAAAGAGCATCAGGTGCACCATCTGGATGGATAGATAA